Proteins encoded together in one Chrysemys picta bellii isolate R12L10 chromosome 22, ASM1138683v2, whole genome shotgun sequence window:
- the GLI1 gene encoding zinc finger protein GLI1 isoform X2 has translation MFNPRNPPGSGYMEHCYLRPRHAPGPGPGLADGLSDFPMCHQANLMGSHHGYGLAPGSEHAGNADGSRFSTPRGAAKLTKKRALSISPLSDASIDLQTVIRTSPNSLVAFINSRCASASGSYGHLSIGTISPSLGFQSPMAHPKGQGAAFGPPIPPCGSHEHLPGRPGFLHHPSPRGTPKHCQDPLLGMLEPREELEKEDGKQETEAVYETNCHWEGCTKEFDTQEQLVHHINNEHIHGEKKEFVCHWLECSREQRPFKAQYMLVVHMRRHTGEKPHKCTFEGCHKAYSRLENLKTHLRSHTGEKPYVCEHEGCNKAFSNASDRAKHQNRTHSNEKPYVCKIPGCTKRYTDPSSLRKHVKTVHGPDAHVTKKHRGDTVLSRALAAPGGPADMKQEKEGGCPGEGRKDEGKLMVPEATLKPQPSPGGQSSCSSERSPLGSANNNDSGVEMNANPGGSFEDLSTLEDPPPGEPMGASGLSALRRLENLRIDKFKQLRKPPPGKGLKLPAIPGTGPPGEMPSLCGPPPAVSHRRVLELSASDLASAPPLSERRASTSSTVSSAYTVSRRSSLASPYPRAAEGPGGLPSSLGVAEAYDPISPDASRRSSEASHCGGLPGLTPAQQYHLKAKYAAATGGPPPTPLPSMERGALSGRTGFPGDYPGPAVPSFLANGSLRRHSTNEYPGYSLHPPGGRRASDPARTAAEPHAAPSVQRYKSVGNVSVSAVGRAGLQPLGGTDASLQRHLFSPRPPSISENVFLESVAMEGPGETSLLEMEQYLGYPEQGFQCQAPGMELQGEGAYIGAHRTMGGMQLSPGAHGELEGGLGQPDFSLPQCQVNQHFQGMRPPDANIPVPWDEAAPGSLEMNPMVPSPVGSRHCHHQYPAPGACEPQPKHMGMCHPGGFAGGQQFGELSQLQIKAEQQLPAPALTPCQNAQQPPAAAFGQPRAMGAAPGSGYQAEPQQGSCFAMTPPGRRPQTPMLQVKELMVRNYVQSQQALMWGEQPQPPPKAGEPMMGLGGVPGHSQPLRHPPAPQAYLSPKYGGYPAKPGHPLGPPENRAPASQCFNPELVPHPPGGPKPPARQNSLAYMGSPGQPSPSCEPLEASPRRLLRLPPLHAPPEGPAEAAMLFYPGQGPAQPGKGAHGHQPASCGGQDPGRPYAPRLESLKPDSFPYLAPEGQVSNSLDSLDLENTHLDFTAILDDPEPPALSPARLPPPGPPNMAIGDMSSMLSSLAGESHFLNTLS, from the exons ATGTTCAACCCCAGGAACCCCCCCGGGAGCGGCTACATGGAGCATTGCTACCTGCGCCCCCGGCACGCGCCCGGCCCGGGCCCCGGCCTGGCAGACG GGCTGAGCGACTTCCCCATGTGCCACCAGGCCAACCTGATGGGCAGTCATCATGGGTACGGGCTGGCACCGGGCAGCGAGCATGCTGGGAATGCCGACG GGTCCCGGTTCTCCACACCCCGCGGCGCGGCCAAGCTGACCAAGAAGCGGGCGCTGTCCATCTCGCCACTGTCCGATGCCAGCATCGACCTGCAGACCGTCATCCGCACCTCGCCCAACTCCCTGGTGGCCTTCATCAACTCACGCTGTGCCTCGGCCAGCGGCTCCTACGGGCACCTCTCCATTGGCACCATCAG CCCGTCCCTGGGTTTCCAAAGCCCCATGGCTCACCCGAAGGGGCAAGGGGCAGCGTTcggcccccccattcccccctgTGGCTCCCATGAACAcctccccggccggccggggtTCCTGCACCATCCCTCGCCCCGCGGGACACCGAAGCATTGCCAG GACCCGCTGCTGGGGAtgctggagccccgggaggagctggagaaggaggaCGGGAAGCAGGAGACGGAGGCCGTGTACGAGACCAACTGCCACTGGGAGGGGTGCACCAAAGAGTTCgacacccaggagcagctggtgcAC CACATTAACAACGAGCACATCCACGGGGAGAAGAAGGAGTTTGTGTGCCACTGGCTGGAGTGCTCGCGGGAGCAGCGGCCCTTCAAGGCGCAGTACATGCTGGTGGTGCACATGCGGCGGCACACGGGCGAGAAGCCTCACAAGTGCACG TTCGAGGGCTGTCACAAGGCCTATTCGCGCCTGGAGAACCTCAAGACCCACCTGCGGTCGCACACGGGTGAGAAGCCGTACGTCTGTGAGCACGAGGGCTGCAACAAGGCCTTCTCCAACGCCTCGGACCGCGCCAAGCACCAGAACCGCACCCACTCCAACGAG aagCCGTACGTCTGCAAGATCCCCGGCTGCACCAAGCGCTACACGGACCCCAGCTCCCTGCGCAAGCACGTCAAGACGGTGCACGGCCCCGACGCCCACGTCACCAAGAAGCATCGGGGCGACACGGTGCTGAGCCGGGCGCTGGCTGCCCCGGGGGGCCCCGCAGACATGaagcaggagaaggagggaggctgCCCCGGCGAGGGCAGGAAGGATGAGGGGAAGCTGATGGTGCCCGAGGCCACCTTG AAGCCCCAGCCCAGTCCCGGTGGGCAGTCGTCCTGCAGCAGCGAGCGCTCACCCCTGGGCAGCGCCAACAACAACGACAGCGGGGTGGAGATGAACGCCAACCCGGGCGGCAGCTTCGAGGACCTGTCCACGCTGGAGGACCCCCCGCCGGGGGAGCCCATGGGCGCCTCGGGGCTCTCGGCCCTGCGCCGCCTGGAGAACCTCCGCATCGACAAGTTCAAGCAGCTTCGGAAGCCCCCGCCCGGCAAGGGCCTGAAGCTGCCGGCCATCCCTGGCACCG GCCCCCCCGGGGAGATGCCCAGCCTGTGCGGCCCACCCCCCGCGGTCTCCCACCGCCGCGTCCTGGAGCTGTCTGCCAGCGACCTGGCCTCCGCGCCCCCGCTGAGCGAGCGCCGGGCCAGCACCTCCAGCACTGTCAGCTCGGCCTACACCGTCAGCCGCCGCTCCTCGCTGGCCTCGCCCTACCCGCGGGCCGCCGAGGGGCCgggggggctccccagcagcctggGCGTGGCCGAGGCCTACGACCCCATCTCCCCCGACGCCTCCCGGCGCTCCAGCGAGGCCAGCCACTGCGGGGGGCTGCCGGGCCTGACGCCGGCCCAGCAGTACCACCTCAAAGCCAAGTACGCCGCGGCCACGGGCGGCCCCCCGCCCACCCCGTTGCCCAGCATGGAGCGGGGGGCCCTGAGTGGCAGGACGGGGTTCCCCGGGGACTACCCGGGCCCAGCCGTGCCATCCTTCCTGGCCAATGGCTCGCTGCGGCGGCACAGCACCAACGAGTATCCCGGCTACAGCCTCCACCCGCCCGGTGGCCGGCGGGCCAGTGACCCTGCCCGGACGGCGGCCGAGCCGCACGCCGCGCCCAGCGTGCAGCGCTACAAGAGCGTGGGTAACGTGAGCGTGTCGGCCGTGGGCAGGGCCGGCCTGCAGCCCCTCGGGGGCACCGACGCCAGCCTGCAGCGCCACCTCTTCTCCCCTCGCCCGCCCAGCATCAGCGAGAACGTCTTCCTGGAGAGCGTGGCCATGGAAGGGCCCGGGGAGACCAGCCTGCTGGAGATGGAGCAGTACCTGGGCTACCCGGAGCAGGGCTTCCAGTGCCAGGCGCCGggcatggagctgcagggggagggcgCCTATATCGGTGCCCACAGGACCATGGGGGGCATGCAGCTGAGCCCAGGTGCCCacggggagctggaggggggcctTGGGCAGCCCGATTTCTCGCTCCCCCAGTGCCAGGTGAACCAGCACTTCCAGGGCATGCGCCCACCCGATGCCAACATCCCGGTGCCCTGGGATGAGGCCGCCCCGGGGAGCCTGGAGATGAACCCCATGGTGCCCAGTCCGGTGGGCAGCCGGCATTGCCACCACCAGTACCCGGCTCCCGGCGCCTGCGAGCCGCAGCCCAAGCACATGGGCATGTGCCACCCGGGCGGGTTCGCCGGCGGGCAGCAGTTCGGCGAGCTCAGCCAGCTGCAGATCAAAGCGGAGCAGCAGCTCCCGGCGCCAGCGCTGACCCCCTGCCAGAACGCGCAGCAGCCGCCAGCCGCTGCGTTCGGCCAGCCCCGAGCCATGGGGGCCGCCCCCGGCAGCGGGTACCAGGCCGAGCCCCAGCAGGGCTCCTGCTTTGCCATGACCCCCCCGGGCAGGCGGCCCCAGACCCCCATGCTGCAGGTCAAGGAGCTGATGGTGCGGAATTACGTGCAGTCCCAGCAGGCGCTGATGTGGGGGGAGCAGCCGCAGCCCCCCCCGAAGGCCGGGGAGCCCATGATGGGGCTGGGCGGGGTGCCCgggcacagccagcccctgcggCACCCCCCGGCGCCCCAGGCGTACCTCAGCCCCAAGTATGGCGGCTACCCAGCCAAGCCAGGGCACCCGCTGGGCCCGCCCGAGAACCGGGCCCCGGCCAGCCAGTGCTTCAACCCCGAGCTGGTGCCCCACCCGCCCGGCGGGCCCAAGCCCCCGGCCAGGCAGAACAGCCTGGCCTACATGGGCAGCCCAGGtcagcccagcccctcctgcgAGCCCCTGGAGGCCAGTCCCCGTAGGCTGCTGCGGCTGCCccccctgcacgccccgcccgAGGGCCCCGCCGAGGCGGCCATGCTGTTCTACCCGGGGCAGGGCCCCGCGCAGCCGGGGAAGGGAGCCCACGGGCACCAGCCGGCCAGCTGCGGGGGCCAGGATCCCGGCAGGCCGTACGCCCCCCGCCTGGAGAGCCTCAAGCCCGACTCCTTCCCCTACCTGGCACCAGAGGGGCAGGTCTCCAACAGCCTGGACTCGCTGGACCTGGAGAACACGCACCTGGACTTCACGGCCATCCTGGACgacccggagcccccggccctgaGCCCCGCCCGGCTGCCCCCGCCCGGGCCCCCCAACATGGCCATCGGAGACATGAGCTCCATGCTGAGCTCACTGGCTGGGGAGAGCCACTTCCTCAACACCCTGTCCTAA
- the GLI1 gene encoding zinc finger protein GLI1 isoform X1, translated as MFNPRNPPGSGYMEHCYLRPRHAPGPGPGLADGLSDFPMCHQANLMGSHHGYGLAPGSEHAGNADGSRFSTPRGAAKLTKKRALSISPLSDASIDLQTVIRTSPNSLVAFINSRCASASGSYGHLSIGTISPSLGFQSPMAHPKGQGAAFGPPIPPCGSHEHLPGRPGFLHHPSPRGTPKHCQMKSEPSLGAALGTNSLEERSEGDVSSPASTGTQDPLLGMLEPREELEKEDGKQETEAVYETNCHWEGCTKEFDTQEQLVHHINNEHIHGEKKEFVCHWLECSREQRPFKAQYMLVVHMRRHTGEKPHKCTFEGCHKAYSRLENLKTHLRSHTGEKPYVCEHEGCNKAFSNASDRAKHQNRTHSNEKPYVCKIPGCTKRYTDPSSLRKHVKTVHGPDAHVTKKHRGDTVLSRALAAPGGPADMKQEKEGGCPGEGRKDEGKLMVPEATLKPQPSPGGQSSCSSERSPLGSANNNDSGVEMNANPGGSFEDLSTLEDPPPGEPMGASGLSALRRLENLRIDKFKQLRKPPPGKGLKLPAIPGTGPPGEMPSLCGPPPAVSHRRVLELSASDLASAPPLSERRASTSSTVSSAYTVSRRSSLASPYPRAAEGPGGLPSSLGVAEAYDPISPDASRRSSEASHCGGLPGLTPAQQYHLKAKYAAATGGPPPTPLPSMERGALSGRTGFPGDYPGPAVPSFLANGSLRRHSTNEYPGYSLHPPGGRRASDPARTAAEPHAAPSVQRYKSVGNVSVSAVGRAGLQPLGGTDASLQRHLFSPRPPSISENVFLESVAMEGPGETSLLEMEQYLGYPEQGFQCQAPGMELQGEGAYIGAHRTMGGMQLSPGAHGELEGGLGQPDFSLPQCQVNQHFQGMRPPDANIPVPWDEAAPGSLEMNPMVPSPVGSRHCHHQYPAPGACEPQPKHMGMCHPGGFAGGQQFGELSQLQIKAEQQLPAPALTPCQNAQQPPAAAFGQPRAMGAAPGSGYQAEPQQGSCFAMTPPGRRPQTPMLQVKELMVRNYVQSQQALMWGEQPQPPPKAGEPMMGLGGVPGHSQPLRHPPAPQAYLSPKYGGYPAKPGHPLGPPENRAPASQCFNPELVPHPPGGPKPPARQNSLAYMGSPGQPSPSCEPLEASPRRLLRLPPLHAPPEGPAEAAMLFYPGQGPAQPGKGAHGHQPASCGGQDPGRPYAPRLESLKPDSFPYLAPEGQVSNSLDSLDLENTHLDFTAILDDPEPPALSPARLPPPGPPNMAIGDMSSMLSSLAGESHFLNTLS; from the exons ATGTTCAACCCCAGGAACCCCCCCGGGAGCGGCTACATGGAGCATTGCTACCTGCGCCCCCGGCACGCGCCCGGCCCGGGCCCCGGCCTGGCAGACG GGCTGAGCGACTTCCCCATGTGCCACCAGGCCAACCTGATGGGCAGTCATCATGGGTACGGGCTGGCACCGGGCAGCGAGCATGCTGGGAATGCCGACG GGTCCCGGTTCTCCACACCCCGCGGCGCGGCCAAGCTGACCAAGAAGCGGGCGCTGTCCATCTCGCCACTGTCCGATGCCAGCATCGACCTGCAGACCGTCATCCGCACCTCGCCCAACTCCCTGGTGGCCTTCATCAACTCACGCTGTGCCTCGGCCAGCGGCTCCTACGGGCACCTCTCCATTGGCACCATCAG CCCGTCCCTGGGTTTCCAAAGCCCCATGGCTCACCCGAAGGGGCAAGGGGCAGCGTTcggcccccccattcccccctgTGGCTCCCATGAACAcctccccggccggccggggtTCCTGCACCATCCCTCGCCCCGCGGGACACCGAAGCATTGCCAG ATGAAATCAGAGCCCAGCCTGGGCGCCGCCCTGGGCACCAACAGCCTGGAGGAGAGATCGGAGGGCGACGTCTCCAGCCCAGCCTCCACGGGGACGCAG GACCCGCTGCTGGGGAtgctggagccccgggaggagctggagaaggaggaCGGGAAGCAGGAGACGGAGGCCGTGTACGAGACCAACTGCCACTGGGAGGGGTGCACCAAAGAGTTCgacacccaggagcagctggtgcAC CACATTAACAACGAGCACATCCACGGGGAGAAGAAGGAGTTTGTGTGCCACTGGCTGGAGTGCTCGCGGGAGCAGCGGCCCTTCAAGGCGCAGTACATGCTGGTGGTGCACATGCGGCGGCACACGGGCGAGAAGCCTCACAAGTGCACG TTCGAGGGCTGTCACAAGGCCTATTCGCGCCTGGAGAACCTCAAGACCCACCTGCGGTCGCACACGGGTGAGAAGCCGTACGTCTGTGAGCACGAGGGCTGCAACAAGGCCTTCTCCAACGCCTCGGACCGCGCCAAGCACCAGAACCGCACCCACTCCAACGAG aagCCGTACGTCTGCAAGATCCCCGGCTGCACCAAGCGCTACACGGACCCCAGCTCCCTGCGCAAGCACGTCAAGACGGTGCACGGCCCCGACGCCCACGTCACCAAGAAGCATCGGGGCGACACGGTGCTGAGCCGGGCGCTGGCTGCCCCGGGGGGCCCCGCAGACATGaagcaggagaaggagggaggctgCCCCGGCGAGGGCAGGAAGGATGAGGGGAAGCTGATGGTGCCCGAGGCCACCTTG AAGCCCCAGCCCAGTCCCGGTGGGCAGTCGTCCTGCAGCAGCGAGCGCTCACCCCTGGGCAGCGCCAACAACAACGACAGCGGGGTGGAGATGAACGCCAACCCGGGCGGCAGCTTCGAGGACCTGTCCACGCTGGAGGACCCCCCGCCGGGGGAGCCCATGGGCGCCTCGGGGCTCTCGGCCCTGCGCCGCCTGGAGAACCTCCGCATCGACAAGTTCAAGCAGCTTCGGAAGCCCCCGCCCGGCAAGGGCCTGAAGCTGCCGGCCATCCCTGGCACCG GCCCCCCCGGGGAGATGCCCAGCCTGTGCGGCCCACCCCCCGCGGTCTCCCACCGCCGCGTCCTGGAGCTGTCTGCCAGCGACCTGGCCTCCGCGCCCCCGCTGAGCGAGCGCCGGGCCAGCACCTCCAGCACTGTCAGCTCGGCCTACACCGTCAGCCGCCGCTCCTCGCTGGCCTCGCCCTACCCGCGGGCCGCCGAGGGGCCgggggggctccccagcagcctggGCGTGGCCGAGGCCTACGACCCCATCTCCCCCGACGCCTCCCGGCGCTCCAGCGAGGCCAGCCACTGCGGGGGGCTGCCGGGCCTGACGCCGGCCCAGCAGTACCACCTCAAAGCCAAGTACGCCGCGGCCACGGGCGGCCCCCCGCCCACCCCGTTGCCCAGCATGGAGCGGGGGGCCCTGAGTGGCAGGACGGGGTTCCCCGGGGACTACCCGGGCCCAGCCGTGCCATCCTTCCTGGCCAATGGCTCGCTGCGGCGGCACAGCACCAACGAGTATCCCGGCTACAGCCTCCACCCGCCCGGTGGCCGGCGGGCCAGTGACCCTGCCCGGACGGCGGCCGAGCCGCACGCCGCGCCCAGCGTGCAGCGCTACAAGAGCGTGGGTAACGTGAGCGTGTCGGCCGTGGGCAGGGCCGGCCTGCAGCCCCTCGGGGGCACCGACGCCAGCCTGCAGCGCCACCTCTTCTCCCCTCGCCCGCCCAGCATCAGCGAGAACGTCTTCCTGGAGAGCGTGGCCATGGAAGGGCCCGGGGAGACCAGCCTGCTGGAGATGGAGCAGTACCTGGGCTACCCGGAGCAGGGCTTCCAGTGCCAGGCGCCGggcatggagctgcagggggagggcgCCTATATCGGTGCCCACAGGACCATGGGGGGCATGCAGCTGAGCCCAGGTGCCCacggggagctggaggggggcctTGGGCAGCCCGATTTCTCGCTCCCCCAGTGCCAGGTGAACCAGCACTTCCAGGGCATGCGCCCACCCGATGCCAACATCCCGGTGCCCTGGGATGAGGCCGCCCCGGGGAGCCTGGAGATGAACCCCATGGTGCCCAGTCCGGTGGGCAGCCGGCATTGCCACCACCAGTACCCGGCTCCCGGCGCCTGCGAGCCGCAGCCCAAGCACATGGGCATGTGCCACCCGGGCGGGTTCGCCGGCGGGCAGCAGTTCGGCGAGCTCAGCCAGCTGCAGATCAAAGCGGAGCAGCAGCTCCCGGCGCCAGCGCTGACCCCCTGCCAGAACGCGCAGCAGCCGCCAGCCGCTGCGTTCGGCCAGCCCCGAGCCATGGGGGCCGCCCCCGGCAGCGGGTACCAGGCCGAGCCCCAGCAGGGCTCCTGCTTTGCCATGACCCCCCCGGGCAGGCGGCCCCAGACCCCCATGCTGCAGGTCAAGGAGCTGATGGTGCGGAATTACGTGCAGTCCCAGCAGGCGCTGATGTGGGGGGAGCAGCCGCAGCCCCCCCCGAAGGCCGGGGAGCCCATGATGGGGCTGGGCGGGGTGCCCgggcacagccagcccctgcggCACCCCCCGGCGCCCCAGGCGTACCTCAGCCCCAAGTATGGCGGCTACCCAGCCAAGCCAGGGCACCCGCTGGGCCCGCCCGAGAACCGGGCCCCGGCCAGCCAGTGCTTCAACCCCGAGCTGGTGCCCCACCCGCCCGGCGGGCCCAAGCCCCCGGCCAGGCAGAACAGCCTGGCCTACATGGGCAGCCCAGGtcagcccagcccctcctgcgAGCCCCTGGAGGCCAGTCCCCGTAGGCTGCTGCGGCTGCCccccctgcacgccccgcccgAGGGCCCCGCCGAGGCGGCCATGCTGTTCTACCCGGGGCAGGGCCCCGCGCAGCCGGGGAAGGGAGCCCACGGGCACCAGCCGGCCAGCTGCGGGGGCCAGGATCCCGGCAGGCCGTACGCCCCCCGCCTGGAGAGCCTCAAGCCCGACTCCTTCCCCTACCTGGCACCAGAGGGGCAGGTCTCCAACAGCCTGGACTCGCTGGACCTGGAGAACACGCACCTGGACTTCACGGCCATCCTGGACgacccggagcccccggccctgaGCCCCGCCCGGCTGCCCCCGCCCGGGCCCCCCAACATGGCCATCGGAGACATGAGCTCCATGCTGAGCTCACTGGCTGGGGAGAGCCACTTCCTCAACACCCTGTCCTAA